One Peromyscus leucopus breed LL Stock chromosome 6, UCI_PerLeu_2.1, whole genome shotgun sequence genomic region harbors:
- the LOC114683779 gene encoding pyruvate dehydrogenase E1 component subunit alpha, testis-specific form, mitochondrial has translation MRKMLTAVVSHVFSEAVQKPALRGVLASVNFSNDATCEIKKCDLYRLEKGPPTSTVLTREEALKYYRSMQVIRRMEMKSDQMYKQKLIRGFCHLCDGQEACCVGLEAGINPTDHVITSYRAHGLCYTRGLSVKSILAELTGRRGGCAKGKGGSMHMYCKRFYGGNGIVGAQVPLGAGVAFACKYLGNGEICLALYGDGAANQGQVAEAYNISALWKLPCVFICENNRYGMGTAIERAAASTDYHKRGNFIPGLRVNGMDILCVREATKFAADHCRSGKGPILMELQTYRYHGHSMSDPGVSYRSREEVQNMRSKSDPIMLLRERMINNNLSNIEELKEIDADVRKEVEEAAQFATTDPEPALEELAHHLYYRNPPFEVRGTNKWIKYKSIS, from the coding sequence ATGAGGAAAATGCTGACTGCTGTGGTGTCCCACGTGTTTTCCGAAGCGGTCCAGAAGCCGGCTCTCAGAGGGGTGCTGGCCTCCGTTAACTTCTCCAACGACGCCACCTGTGAAATTAAGAAATGCGACCTGTACCGGCTGGAAAAGGGCCCCCCCACCTCCACCGTGCTCACCAGAGAGGAGGCCCTCAAATACTACCGGAGCATGCAGGTGATTCGGCGCATGGAGATGAAGTCTGACCAGATGTATAAGCAGAAGTTGATTCGTGGTTTCTGTCACCTGTGTGATGGGCAGGAAGCCTGCTGCGTGGGGCTGGAGGCAGGGATAAATCCCACGGATCATGTCATCACGTCCTACAGGGCTCATGGCTTGTGCTACACACGGGGCCTGTCGGTCAAATCCATTCTCGCAGAGCTGACTGGACGCAGAGGAGGCTGTGCTAAAGGCAAAGGAGGCTCTATGCACATGTACTGCAAGAGGTTCTACGGGGGCAATGGCATTGTTGGAGCACAGGTGCCCTTGGGAGCCGGTGTTGCTTTCGCCTGTAAATACCTGGGAAATGGTGAGATCTGCTTGGCCTTGTATGGCGATGGTGCAGCTAACCAGGGGCAGGTAGCCGAAGCTTACAATATATCAGCCTTGTGGAAATTACCGTGTGTTTTCATCTGTGAGAATAACCGCTATGGAATGGGGACAGCCATTGAGAGAGCAGCAGCCAGCACTGATTACCACAAGAGAGGCAATTTTATCCCTGGACTGAGGGTGAATGGAATGGATATTCTCTGTGTCCGCGAGGCAACCAAGTTTGCAGCTGATCACTGCAGATCTGGAAAGGGGCCCATTTTGATGGAACTGCAGACCTACCGTTATCATGGACATAGTATGAGTGATCCAGGGGTCAGTTACCGTTCACGAGAAGAAGTTCAAAACATGCGAAGTAAGAGTGATCCTATTATGCTTCTCCGAGAGAGAATGATAAACAACAACCTCAGCAACATTGAAGAATTGAAGGAAATCGATGCAGATGTGAGAAAAGAAGTCGAGGAAGCAGCCCAGTTTGCTACAACTGATCCAGAACCAGCTTTGGAAGAATTAGCCCATCATCTCTACTACCGAAATCCACCATTTGAAGTTCGTGGTACAAATAAGTGGATCAAGTATAAGTCCATCAGTTAG